The window CAGTCCCATATCTGATGATCGAGGCAGACCGTGTGCAACTTGTCCCACCAGATACACCGGGCGCGGCGCAAATGAGCGGGTTGTCCGAGTGCATGACGCAACCCTTCCAGCACCGCCACAGGTGGCCGGCGAGAATGAGGAACCACGTCCCACAGCTCGACACTGTTGTGCCAGAAGCTGAATTTGAAGCGCGCACTCCAGGTTCCGGCATCTACATGGGCATGCGGCGGACAGTGCTCATCGCGCAACATGATCACCATTGAAAATCCTTTGTAGCTGAATAATCTCATGCTAACCCATCCGTTAGGTTAATGAATCCGAAGACCCGACATTCCTTGGAAAATCCGATAACTGGCGCTGCGTTGAATTCGTCATTGCGACTTTTGAGACTAGCGCCAAGGTTCGGCTTGGGCCGGTGGATCACACCGCTAAATGGTAAGCAATCCTTTCCTGGCGCCGACTAAAAAGCCGCCCCGAGGGCGGCCGTCTTGGCTTGTCAGGCAATCAACCCGGCTGGTTTGCTCATCACAAACTCGCTGTATCTGTGTGCTGGCTTCTGATAAACACTGACTCACACACTTCATTTGATCCCCGGTGTAATTAATCATGCAGCGACAATTCGACGATCTTCAGCTGGGCAGCATCGAACTGTTTTGCCTGGCTGCCGAGGCTGGCAGCTTTACCGCCGCCGCGCTGGTGGCTGGCGTGACGCCCGCGGCTGTGAGCCGCTCGGTGTCGCGCATGGAAGAACGCCTGGGCGTGCGGTTGTTCGCCCGCACCACTCGCAGCGTCAAGCTGAGCGACAGTGGTCGGCGTTATTACGAGGAATGTCGCCAGGCGCTGGCGCAATTGGTCGAGGCCCAGCGTGAAGTCATGGGGCAGCAGCAACAGCCTTCCGGCACCTTGCGCATCAGCATTCCCACCACCTATGCCCATCACCGGATTTTGCCGTTGTTACCGGCTTTTCGGGCGCGTTTTCCAGCGGTGAAGGTCGAGTCGCACATCAGCAATCGCAACATCGATTTCGTCGCGGAAGGCTATGACATGGCGATCCGCGTGCGGGCGATTCCGGATTCCGGCCTGATCGCCCGACAGCTGGAAGACGCCGCGCTGGTGATGATTGCCAGTCCTGACTACCTCAAGCACGCGGGCATTCCACAAACACTGGATGATCTCAAAGAGCACGAGTGCATCCAGTACGAATTGCCCAGCAGCGGTCGGCGGATTGCCTGGCTGTTCAACGACAATGGCGAGCAGCGGGAGATTCTGGCCGAGGGCAATCTCAGTTGTTCCGACGATGTGCTGGGCGGGGTGACCCTGGCCAAACATGGTGCGGGACTGTTCCAGACCTATCGCTTCATCGTCGAAAACGAACTGGCCGATGGTTCGCTGGTGGAAGTGCTCAAGCCCTATGGCGGACGCTCGCGACCGTTCACCCTGCTCTACCCGCAAACTCGTCATATGCCGTTGCGCCTGAGGGCCTTCATCGATTTTCTCGTTGAGCATCTGCCCCGCTGAAAGTCAAAACCGTCCGATCACCGCACACATTAACCCTGAAAACGGCCTCTGCAATTGACCAAATTAACTAGCTAGTACAATTTATCTCCACAGGCTGAAA of the Pseudomonas frederiksbergensis genome contains:
- a CDS encoding LysR family transcriptional regulator, with the translated sequence MQRQFDDLQLGSIELFCLAAEAGSFTAAALVAGVTPAAVSRSVSRMEERLGVRLFARTTRSVKLSDSGRRYYEECRQALAQLVEAQREVMGQQQQPSGTLRISIPTTYAHHRILPLLPAFRARFPAVKVESHISNRNIDFVAEGYDMAIRVRAIPDSGLIARQLEDAALVMIASPDYLKHAGIPQTLDDLKEHECIQYELPSSGRRIAWLFNDNGEQREILAEGNLSCSDDVLGGVTLAKHGAGLFQTYRFIVENELADGSLVEVLKPYGGRSRPFTLLYPQTRHMPLRLRAFIDFLVEHLPR